A window of Macrotis lagotis isolate mMagLag1 chromosome 1, bilby.v1.9.chrom.fasta, whole genome shotgun sequence genomic DNA:
TAAGCTCTGGAATCTGCCCTCCTTGGACCCCAGTGCCATTGGTACTGTCTGAGGAGCACTGGAATTGAAATGTCACTTTTCCACACTGAACTTCAGTCATTCCTTCCTGCCCAAAATAACTGAGTTCATTACCATCCAAGATAGCACTAACATTGTAAAATGTGTCTTGTTCAATTTGAACTGGATGTTCAAACCAGACTGAAAATGTGTTACTGGATCCATCTGAGAGGAATTTGGTCAGATTATGAGCAAGAACAACATTTAGCTGTTTAAGTTCAATTTTCACACTGTATTCAGCCTTCCCACAGCTTGATCCATATAATCCAAGTCCTGCAATAAATATCCTCTTATCTACTGCAAACTGGATACTGTCACATCGTCCACGGTACCTCCACTGGTTGCTCCGATATGCAGATGATTGAAATCGATGGCATCTCTGAGGGGTAAGACCTTTCCTTTTTGTCAGTGGAAACTCCAACTGTGGTTTCTTTGTAGCTGTGTACCATAGGAATATGCTGCGTGTCTCTTCCAGGGTTAGAATATCTGATTGAGCAGCACCATTGGCAAACTCCTCCAATGTCATAGTTGGAATTCGTactaaaaataaaactcttcccaatacatttctcttatttcttggTGTAATTGGCAAACCTTCCCTTTTGCATTCAGCTTCTGCCCAGTTCAGAACAGCTTCAAAGATAACTACCTCCTTAGTGTTTAATGATTCCCTGGTCAGGATAATCTCTAATGTTTGTTGATCTATTTCACAAAAGCCCTCTGACTTTAATGCCATCTCTGCTTGAGCATCAATCACTTCCCAGCACCGCTGGGTCAGTTCTGGTTCCTCAAAGAGTCTGCTCTGGGAGAGCAAAACACAAGCATTTTTTGCCTCTAAGCTAGTCTCTAGAAAATGAACACAAGCTTTTGCTAAAGCTGGAACAATATACTTCTTGGCAGCATAGAGAGTTGCAAGCACAGTGTCAGCTTCTAGATCAATTTCATCACTGTACATGTACCTAGTTAAAGTAAAACACATTTAAGAAGACACTAGTAGAGGGTGTGGGAGATTTTACATACTATTTTAAATGTTATACTGTATAAGTAAACTATTTAAATACTATGCTATTTTATATAACAAAACATACTTACCAGAAAAAGATAACCTTTTAGAATTGGGGAGATTAGCAATTTACCAGATCAATTGTTATCCATAGTGGGTTTTACTTTGCAGTTTTATAAATAGTATTGATTTCAGAGGTCCTTAGTGCACTGCCTTTCCTTTAATGAGCACTCAGTATACTTTAATTGATGATGGTGCAGCCTAAGTCCCTGTAACCACTTTGTAATTTCAAGGCAAGACTTACTTTAACAGGATGAGAAAAGCTGCAGGCTCCACATCAGGTATATGGATTTCAGATTTGATTTCTGCAAGATCACCATAAAACATGGCATAGAAGACAGAACTGCCAACTGCCAGCACATACTGTGAAGAAAAACATTTTGCTGGTAAACAGCTGTTTTCAATCTAATTAAATTCACTAGTCAATAGACTACAGAGAACTGTGAATACCTCCATCTAAGTAAATTTGGCTTTGGTAGCTCAGTGTAATTAAGATGTATGGAATTTCACATAATATGAAATTGTATTCTAAAAGGTTCCAGGTCTTCTCTAATAATTCACATGGGGCAAAGCAGTTCTACAAACCTTATGAGCAGGAACTCGCTTTGATGCCTCCAAAGGGCCAATGATAAAGTGTACATCAGCCATGAGTTCATTATTGAACATCATTGCATTCCTGAaaattgcagagaaaaaaaaatacttaagtttGCATCTTAACAAAAATCGAGCATAGTGTGTTTTTTTCTCAACCTTCTCATTGGAGGATACACAAACCTACACAGAAGCAGATGCTAGACCTTCAAACCAGTTAAAGGAATAGCCAAAACATCTTTGTCCCATTTTGCTCTTTTGCAAATGCAACCCCAAAAGATAGTAGTGAAGCTGCTATAGACATCAGACCACTGCTTGATGCCACAGCTTCTCCACCCAGTTTTTAAAAGGTCCTCTCTAGTATATTTCTGTGAGGAGAATAGTCTGCCCAAGCCTAAATACATCTGGTTTGAGGTCTTACCTCTCTCGGAGAGTGGGGTAGAATGACTGCCAGTTGGTACTCTCAAAGTTGTTGTTAAGGTTTTGCACTTGTGCTGGTGGTGGCGATTGGGCTGGTTGATGAAGGTGAAGGGAGCTATTCTTGGTATGAACTGCAGTGACTGTGGTGGCAGTGGTAGTGGAATTACTGTTTGAGATGTTGGTATTAGCAGTGGTAGAGTAAAGTTCTGCAGCCATCTTCTGCAGGGACAAGGGCCCTACCTCATAGCATATTGGCACCTTGCCATTAGCTATCACATTCTTTTTGGACTCCTTCAAGGTTactgaaaggaagaagaaagaaagtcaAATACTACATGATTCTGACACTGAAGTAACTTGGGGCCAGAGGCATGAATAAGAGCTTACTACGGAAGGGCCCAAAGAGAACAAAACAACCTCAGGAACAGAAGAGCAGAAGACCGGTGTGCTCACCTCTGTTTGTGTGGGACCAAGCTTCAGACCTGGGGCAGGATGGCCAAAGAAGTGGAGCCCTCCAGGGATGATTGCAAACAGTCCAGTAGCAGCAGCCGTACAAATCCAGAGCCCTTTGTAGCTGAGAAGGCAGGCACCTTGCCTACCCCTCAGCCGAACACTAGGCTCAGTTCCAGGGATCAGTTTTTGGGGTTTTATACCCAGGTACTCCCTGGGGGGAGAGCTGCAAATTATCCTCACATTAAAAAAGGTCACAGATGAATCCCCATTTAGTTTTCAGGCTCGAAATTCCTGCGCTGTGAAAACTGCTGCGCATCCCCTCTTGGCGCGCACCCTCCGGCATAGCTGTAGATTCCGTGGGCAGAGTTGGTAGCTGGGCGCAGGGTGGGGCTGCTGCTGGCTCGGGGCGCCCACGAGCCTGACCTAGGAGTGCCACCACGCGCGTTTTTTGCCTGCGGCCATTAGGGTCACTCCTGCGCTTATTTCCAGGGCCAAGTTGGTAGCGCCGGGCGAGCGAGGCAGGAGGCGCCGCGGAAGGCCAGCTCCGCACCTTCCCCCGcgcctcccttcttcctccttcctttctcctcctcccgaGCCTCCCCGACAGCCAGCAGCCTGGGTGCACGTCAGCGCGGCCGCCCCAATGGGGAGCGCTCACGGGGCTAGGCtccgccccgcccggcccggaCAATATGTCATGCTACCTGACTGCCGCGCCCACTCCGCTCTTCCTTAGGGGACGGGGGTTTCGCACCCAGGTGGGAAGGACCCTGGGCTCCCCGCTTCTCTCGCCGCCCCCCCAGATGGCTGGAGAATCCAGAGGCCCCGGAGCCGTCCGGGCCCGTGGGCACTGTCTGTGCCCCCCGGCGGGGGGCCCTCCCggccggcgggggggggggggggctgcggGGGCCGCGGAGCTCAGGGCCGGGCCTGGGAGCCCCCGGGGTGGAGGGCGGAGGCGGGGCTCCTTgcctccccgcccctcccccgcttCTTTATCACTCTGAGTCTGTGGGACTGGGCAGTGAGAGCCCCCGCGGTGCGGTGCCCTCCCCTGCCCCTGCCCTACCTGCGCCCCAGCGGGGAAAGTTTGCACAGCACTGCTCGGCGGAGCCCGAAGCCATGATTCCGGGGCGCGGGGGCGGGGCTTGGGGGCCGCGGCCCGCCCGGCCCGGGGCCGGCTCCCGCTGCTGGCCCGCCCGGCCCGGGGCCCGCTCCCGCTGCTGGCCCGCCCGGCCCGGGGCCCGCTCCCGCTGCTGGGCCGGGGGAGGGCGCTCCCTCCCCTGCCCGCCGTGCTGGGCCGCCCGGCCCGGGCCTCGCCCAGGATCAGACATCCCGAAAAACTGCCACAGATGGAGGCCTCCGGAAagaaaacgggggggggggggggggaatgaaggtACCGCCATGGCTATTGTGGCTTCTGGGCCCAGCCTGGCAGAGAGAAAGGCCCAAGTGACCCTCCCCCAGCCCTTCCCTCTTGTAACTTTGCTAGGGCGTTCATCGGAGCATGCACCCCGCCAGAAAAGCCCGTTATGTTCCGCTGCTAATATATAACGTACTTCACTTTTTGTTTCACGGGAAGGTGTTTTCCCCGTGTCCCGAAGAACACTgtgccacccccaccccatcccacccccataTCAAAATTTCAACATATTATGTAATTACAAGGCATGACAGTGCTAGTGTTCCATCGGGAGTGGGAGCTTTTCCCTGTTAGAGCAAAGGTAAATTGAAGGATCAGGTAGGAGTGGGTTGCAATAAAAACTTTGTCTTTCAGGGAATAACTTTATTCCAGCATTTGAATTCCAGTCTCTAATGGTCCTGATAAAAATCCTATTGGTACATGTGGGACAAGTCTCCTCtcaaatatttgtccttcatctttTGTACCTGATTAtatttccttcagttttgaaTTGAATCACCATGACCACAGAGAAAGATCTAGCTGGTAGTTTTGCTTCTTTGACATTGTTCTTTGTGGCCATTCATGGGCAGCAAAGATTTAACTGCAGTGTTGTTGTTAGATTATGACAACATAAAACTGTGTTCTTAAAAaatataggtggcacagtggatagaacactggtcttggagtaaaGAAGTTGCAAGTTGGAATCCAGCCTGACTCTTAGTAGCTGTATGgcttcgggcaagtcacttaaccctgattgcctcatatccaggaccatctccagtcatcctgattcatacctggccactcaACCTacttggctctggaggagaaagtgagactggtgacttagcacagcccctctcactcaaatccatttcatgtgcttgtcatggcatcacctttctgatgttgtggtcttccttgataatgaaggaaaaacatcattattattattattattattattattattattaattatcatcatcatcatcactactactacttctattactattactattaattttatttacttaaggcagtgggtttaagtgacttacccaaggtcacacaggcaattattaagtgtttgagtctggatttgaacccaggtcctcttgtctcaggggccagtgctctattcaactgtgccacctagttgtcccccactattgttattattgagAAATTAAAAGGATGCATACTTTAGGAAACTTACTTTCACCACAAGAAATAAAGTTGTAAgggtttgttttatgttttatatttatagtgTGATCTTCCTGCAATTAAACAATGAAAactgttctttaaaaatttaatataaaagaatGCTTCATTTCCTAACTGTCCTACTCCTTTGAGtatgaaatgaataataaaattctattctATAAGGATCCAAGAAGAATGATAATGTagtgaggcaactaggtggccacAGTTAATAGAATTcttgacttgaagtcaagaagacttgaatgcAGATCCCTTTTCAGACATGTTTCCCATGCTTGGAATAtgtttccttctcatctctggCTCCTGGCTTTCCTAGATTACATTAAGTTTCAGCTAACATCTCAACTATAGgaaggttttcctgattttccccCTTACTACTAGTGCCTTTCctatattatctccaatttattctctcTACATCTTGTTTGCATATAGTTACTTACTATAATAAAATTGTATCTTGTTTTGGTTCCTTCTAAGTAGTAagtttttccaagaaataattgTATTTGAGCCCTTCTTTAACTttcactttgggggggggggggtcctaaaCACATTCTGATGACAGAAAACCTCAGTAACTGGAAGATACCCAGTAGTTAGGGATTTCTGGATTGTAAACCATACATGTCTTCTCATTTTATGTTATCCTTGCTCATATCCTTCTATTAAACTagaaaatttcccttaaaattaagtagttttcattaaaaataatcctttttttccccctagatttgaggggatttttttggtttgtttttataaatttcatctcACTACAAATATCTTTGGATCAAATTTGCTTGGCTACATGAGTTACTTCCATATTCCTAAATCTTTTCTTGTATGTGAGGGCATGAGGAAGCATTCACTGTGAATTTTGGCCAGAATCCctggtcttcccctcccagattgtttttactttttatttttttgactatGTAAAAgagcttcttttttcttcttttctttcttaccagccttaatcactgagaaaccctGAAGGTTTTACCCTTccagattagatttttttttttagaagtggTTATTCTTAACCAGggcctcctctttctctcttacctaatcttaatcactgaatgggcattgcctcattCAGTTGATGACCTGGTAAAGACCTACCTTCTAAAGGCCAAGGTTTCCCACTGTGTCCAGGGCAATCTCCAAACATCCTGACCCATATCTTACCACTGGGAGCAGATGGCTCTAAGGAGGAAGtgaagctgatgtctttgcacagtaacccctcacttaaatccatttcatttgtatgtcatggcatcacctccctgatttcattgtctttgagaaggaagaaaaaaagcaaagcaacaCCAACTTGGATGAGTTACTtcacctctgtttccttatcttagCCTGTGTGAtgttctatattattttattttatttttttacttatttaaggcaatggggttaagtgacttgctaaaggtcacacagctaggtaattattaagtttctgaggtcagatttgaactcaggttctcctgacttcaggtccagtgctctatccaccatgccacctagctgccccccatatgATGTTTTATAAAAACTATTGGATTTATAATCAAAACCAGTTCAGTTCTATTTTTGgcacttattatctgtgtattCTTagtcaagttatttaatttcttcatgacTCAGTTTCATGTGGAAAAATGAGGGGATAGAACTGTATGACATCAAactcttctagctctagatctgtgattctCTATATTTCATTTAAGCACTAAGACATCTAATTTTATAAGGAAAGTTTAATTTGACCTATAAGCTATAATTAGAACAGGTTTGTATTGCTGGATGTCCTCATGAATTGACAGTGGAGAAGGGAAATCAAAGAGGAACAAGAAGATGAAGCAAAGTaataggggagagaagggaaaagaaagaagaaatgtggTGCCTATGATTGGGGAAGAAATTGTCTCATTatagttacttttttttccctttgaagtaTCAGTATCCATAAGAAAATAACTTCTCCTGATCATTCCTGGACTTTCCCAGTTATCAGTATCAGCAGGTTAGAATTAAACTGGGGACAATTCTCTTTGCAATAAACAATTTTGCTTATGTTTTGGGTGTCTTAACTTATTAAATCAAGGGTGGGAAAaccttttttcctgccaagggtcTTTTGGAGATTTATGTCCtcattttccttctatatttggtcaaacattcaattaattcacccctaaaaagctctaGATTTATTGCTTTTCAgtggttgccatggcagcaccagaTCACGAGCCTTATATAGCATGGACAGTCCCCACCCCTGTGTTTGATAGAACAGTTCTTTCCAAAAGGCAGCTAGATCATTTTCCTGTGTGAAGGGAAATGATCGTTGCAGAACATGAGGATAAAGAATACTTAATGCTGTgttacaatattttgtttataagcctttcataataataataaattattaatttcctctAGAAATTGGAAATATAATGAATTGTGAAGATtcataataatgatttagatcaggGCTGTgcaaacttattttaaaaatttttattggaacaatagacaatatattttgatttgccattttaatgaGAGTTCTGTGATAGCTCAGCTTCTTTCCTAAAGAATTTAATAAACCTGCAGAAGGGCAGCATAAAATAACACTGTGGGCCTCATTTTGGAGAGCCCTGATTTAGATAAAAAATAGGAGCATATTATATTCTAATCTTAGGACCATAAAACTTAAAAAGTTAAAGGTACTAGGTTAAAGAAGTTATtaagacaagtttttttttaatttagcctATGCTTAAATATCTTCAGGTATGGAATTTAATATCTTCTTAGTCAACCATAATCCATTGTTGGACAGTTCTAATCATAaagaagattttctttatagtgaGTTGAAATCTACCTAATTATGTCTTCCAGCATCAAGCAGaacaatttttatctttcttttacccAATGGTTCATCAGATATTTAGAGAGCATGATCACATTCCTCTTTAACTCTTCTCCAAATTGGAAAACTTTCTATAAATCTTGCATTGCCAACAGTCTTTTATGTCAGTTGCTCTCTTACAAATGTGCTTTAATTTGTCAATGCACAGTATAAACTGGGGTGCCCAGAAGTGAACCTAATGCTCTAGATGTGctctgagaaaaacaaagttTAGTGGATCTATTGATTGCTTTGTTCTGTAGTGTATTTCTCTTAATGCATCCTAAGGttacattaattcttttttactGCCACATTACATTATTCTTTAAGTACTTAGTCTAGCAGAATCCCCATCTTTTCCATAGGAACTGCTTCCTAATCATACCTGCCTGCTTCATCTTATAGTTGTATATGTGGTACTTTGACCCCAAATGcagaactttatatttattcctaattAAATTTCACCTTGCTGTCTTTTGTGCATAGACTCAATCTgacaagatctttttggatcacAATTGTCATACAAAACATAATAGTCCCTCTTGATTTTATACCAATCTGCAAATTTGGTATGCATTCATCCAAAGTAATGATTAAATAGCATAGTTTCAAAGACAAGTCCTTGAGATACTCCCATGGAAGCCTCATTCTAAGTTAACAATGATCTGttaataattttggaatttgtcATTTAACCAGTCTGGCCTCAAGCCATTTCTTAGTCATCTTAACATGCATTTTGGGGTAAATAACAACATATGAGACCAATGACACAAAAGCTAATTCTCTATGCTGGTATTGAGTGTATGTGCCTGTgtgtgttattttttaaaaatagatccaTGTCTGTACATTCCTCGCTTTGCACACATGCTGGAGTTTGGAGAAAAGAACCATGAGGTATCCATGACAGCTCTGAGATTACTTCAGAGGATGAAGAGAGACTGGATGCACACGGGACGCCGACCCTCAGGCCTCTGTGGAGCAGGTATCTCGTCCAAGAATtgaattataaatgttagctcagCTCAGTGTCTGCATCTAGCAGATTAAGAGGAGAAAGCAGAACTTCTTTCAAGAAGAGATGGTTATATAATCTCTGTTATAAGAAAAGATTTTGCAGCTTTAAAAAGTATGGAAAATGTATATTAACAAAGACCCATTGTGATAATATGAATTTAGTTCTCTAAAATTCgtccttttttccccaaaaaattttaaaagttaatccTTTGAGacaactttccttttctttgttgatttttttccctttcctatgaCTTTTCTATTCTGTGCCCCTTGTAAGAGAAGATATTTAGAAAAGTTAACTGATGGAGCCAGGGAAGCAATGAAGTGAAAGAGATAAAGATGAGATGTCTTTCTTTTCAGGAGAGTTTTAAATCCATCTTTGCTGTATTCTggtgacttttccttttttaaga
This region includes:
- the BTBD6 gene encoding BTB/POZ domain-containing protein 6 isoform X1 is translated as MAAELYSTTANTNISNSNSTTTATTVTAVHTKNSSLHLHQPAQSPPPAQVQNLNNNFESTNWQSFYPTLRERNAMMFNNELMADVHFIIGPLEASKRVPAHKYVLAVGSSVFYAMFYGDLAEIKSEIHIPDVEPAAFLILLKYMYSDEIDLEADTVLATLYAAKKYIVPALAKACVHFLETSLEAKNACVLLSQSRLFEEPELTQRCWEVIDAQAEMALKSEGFCEIDQQTLEIILTRESLNTKEVVIFEAVLNWAEAECKREGLPITPRNKRNVLGRVLFLVRIPTMTLEEFANGAAQSDILTLEETRSIFLWYTATKKPQLEFPLTKRKGLTPQRCHRFQSSAYRSNQWRYRGRCDSIQFAVDKRIFIAGLGLYGSSCGKAEYSVKIELKQLNVVLAHNLTKFLSDGSSNTFSVWFEHPVQIEQDTFYNVSAILDGNELSYFGQEGMTEVQCGKVTFQFQCSSDSTNGTGVQGGQIPELIFYA
- the BTBD6 gene encoding BTB/POZ domain-containing protein 6 isoform X4, producing the protein MAAELYSTTANTNISNSNSTTTATTVTAVHTKNSSLHLHQPAQSPPPAQVQNLNNNFESTNWQSFYPTLRERNAMMFNNELMADVHFIIGPLEASKRVPAHKYVLAVGSSVFYAMFYGDLAEIKSEIHIPDVEPAAFLILLKDRTHRGTQ
- the BTBD6 gene encoding BTB/POZ domain-containing protein 6 isoform X3, coding for MAAELYSTTANTNISNSNSTTTATTVTAVHTKNSSLHLHQPAQSPPPAQVQNLNNNFESTNWQSFYPTLRERNAMMFNNELMADVHFIIGPLEASKRVPAHKYVLAVGSSVFYAMFYGDLAEIKSEIHIPDVEPAAFLILLNSLMKGMVSEKPGETFMKQGKAK
- the BTBD6 gene encoding BTB/POZ domain-containing protein 6 isoform X2, whose amino-acid sequence is MAAELYSTTANTNISNSNSTTTATTVTAVHTKNSSLHLHQPAQSPPPAQVQNLNNNFESTNWQSFYPTLRERNAMMFNNELMADVHFIIGPLEASKRVPAHKYVLAVGSSVFYAMFYGDLAEIKSEIHIPDVEPAAFLILLKNQEGREFRETWRDLHELMLNEMSRTRKTHTP